From one Azospirillum sp. TSH100 genomic stretch:
- a CDS encoding urea amidolyase associated protein UAAP1: MDRQDVLYEDEIPGGKHWSFTVRRGTVLRLIDREGGANVGMLFYNPQNPLERYNAPDTLKCQHSFKLTAGHCLYSDMGRIFCSIVEDTAGWHDTVCGNSTRALVAERWGHKDYQAHRNDWTLNGHDSFLVEAAKYGLGRRDLAANVNWFSKVHTEEDGTLVFDPSAAKAGAHVDLRFEMDTLVLLHTCPHPLNPAAEYPRKPILYQLRKAEPVAEDDACKCSRPENGRGFANNHLYHLCG; encoded by the coding sequence GTGGACAGGCAGGATGTTCTCTACGAAGACGAAATCCCCGGCGGCAAGCATTGGTCATTCACGGTCCGGCGCGGAACGGTCCTGCGACTGATCGACCGCGAGGGCGGCGCCAATGTCGGCATGCTGTTCTACAACCCGCAGAACCCGCTGGAGCGCTACAACGCTCCCGACACGCTGAAGTGCCAGCACAGCTTCAAGCTGACCGCCGGCCATTGCCTCTATTCCGACATGGGCCGCATCTTCTGCTCCATCGTCGAGGATACCGCCGGCTGGCACGACACGGTGTGCGGCAACTCCACCAGGGCGCTGGTGGCGGAGCGCTGGGGCCACAAGGACTATCAGGCTCACCGCAACGACTGGACGCTGAACGGCCATGACAGCTTCCTGGTGGAAGCGGCCAAATACGGTCTCGGCCGCCGCGACCTCGCCGCCAACGTCAATTGGTTCAGCAAGGTGCACACCGAGGAGGACGGCACGCTGGTCTTCGACCCGTCCGCCGCCAAGGCCGGCGCCCATGTCGATCTGCGCTTCGAGATGGACACGCTGGTGCTGCTGCACACCTGCCCGCACCCGCTGAACCCGGCCGCCGAGTATCCGCGCAAGCCCATCCTCTACCAACTCCGCAAGGCCGAGCCGGTGGCCGAGGACGATGCCTGCAAATGCTCGCGGCCGGAGAACGGGCGCGGCTTCGCCAACAACCATCTCTATCACCTGTGCGGCTGA
- a CDS encoding urea amidolyase associated protein UAAP2, translating into MTKESTLDPQTAAYRRIVPAGDYWMEVVRKGQTFRIVDLEGNQAADTLFYSAADPAERYSAVDTIREQRNVYLSVGTKLISTQGNPMLEIVADTVGRHDTLGGACATESNTVRYALEKKCMHACRDSWMLAVAENERFGLTKRDITHNINFFMNVPVTPDGGLTFADGVSGPGKYVEMRAEMDVIVLISNCPQLNNPCNDYNPTPIEVLVWDRA; encoded by the coding sequence ATGACCAAGGAAAGCACCCTCGATCCGCAGACCGCCGCCTACCGCAGGATCGTTCCGGCCGGCGATTACTGGATGGAGGTGGTCCGCAAGGGCCAGACCTTCCGCATCGTCGATCTGGAGGGTAACCAGGCCGCCGACACCCTGTTCTACAGCGCCGCCGATCCGGCCGAGCGCTACAGCGCCGTCGACACCATCCGCGAACAGCGCAACGTCTACCTGTCGGTCGGAACGAAGCTGATCTCCACGCAGGGCAACCCGATGCTGGAGATCGTCGCCGACACCGTCGGCCGGCACGACACGCTGGGCGGCGCCTGCGCCACCGAAAGCAACACCGTGCGCTATGCGCTGGAGAAGAAGTGCATGCACGCCTGCCGCGACAGCTGGATGCTGGCGGTGGCGGAGAATGAGCGGTTCGGCCTGACCAAGCGCGACATCACCCACAACATCAACTTCTTCATGAATGTGCCGGTCACCCCCGATGGCGGCCTGACCTTCGCCGACGGGGTCAGCGGTCCCGGCAAATATGTGGAAATGCGGGCGGAGATGGACGTGATCGTCCTGATCTCCAACTGCCCGCAGCTCAACAACCCCTGCAACGACTACAACCCGACACCCATCGAGGTGCTGGTTTGGGACCGGGCATGA
- the atzF gene encoding allophanate hydrolase, translating into MTINLEIAALAAAYADGSLTPEVVLDEVYARIAARGERPVWIHLVPQADAARQLEAAGARKAAGAELPLFGIPFAVKDNIDVGGLPTTAACPDFAFVPDRSATVVQRLVEAGAILIGKTNLDQFATGLVGTRSPYGACASVFDERYVSGGSSAGSGVAVGAGLVSFALGTDTAGSGRVPAAFNNIVGLKPTKGLVSTSGVLPACRTQDVVSIFAGTAGDALAVLQVAGAYDEADAYSRKAPPAAVQPASWPVGFRFGVPADGLEFFGDEAAAALFRSAVDRLTALGGTAVEVDFTPFREAAQLLYSGPWVAERLAAIRSFAETKPDSIHPVVRGIVLGAAKIGAADAFAGFYKLAELTRRAEAEWAKMDVFLLPTTGTTYSIEELLADPVRLNSNLGLYTNFVNLMDLSAIAVPAGFREDGPKKGLPFGVTLIGRAFADGALAMLADRFHRAQALPIGATGQLPEGPALDTDVPAPGTVRLAVVGAHLTGQPLNHQLTGRQARLVGTTRTAPGYRLYALAGTSPAKPGLVRDPDGAGGIELEVWELTEAAFGSFVAEVPPPMAIGTVTLEDGATVKGFLCEPIALTGAEDITAYGGWRRWLAR; encoded by the coding sequence ATGACCATCAACCTGGAAATCGCGGCGCTCGCTGCCGCCTATGCCGACGGTAGCCTGACGCCCGAGGTGGTGCTGGACGAGGTCTATGCCCGGATCGCCGCGCGCGGCGAACGTCCGGTGTGGATCCATCTCGTGCCGCAGGCCGATGCCGCCCGGCAGCTGGAGGCCGCAGGCGCCCGCAAGGCGGCGGGGGCGGAGCTGCCGCTGTTCGGCATCCCCTTCGCGGTGAAGGACAACATCGACGTTGGCGGCCTGCCGACCACCGCCGCCTGTCCCGACTTCGCCTTCGTGCCGGACCGCTCGGCCACCGTGGTGCAGCGGCTGGTCGAAGCCGGCGCCATCCTGATCGGCAAGACCAACCTCGACCAGTTCGCCACCGGTCTGGTCGGCACCCGCTCCCCCTATGGCGCCTGCGCGTCGGTGTTCGACGAACGCTATGTGTCGGGCGGGTCGAGCGCCGGGTCGGGCGTCGCCGTCGGGGCGGGGCTGGTCAGCTTCGCGCTGGGTACCGACACGGCGGGATCGGGACGGGTGCCGGCCGCCTTCAACAACATCGTCGGGCTGAAGCCGACCAAGGGGCTGGTCAGCACCTCGGGCGTGCTGCCCGCCTGCCGCACCCAGGATGTGGTGTCGATCTTCGCCGGAACGGCGGGCGACGCGCTGGCGGTGCTGCAAGTGGCCGGCGCCTATGACGAAGCCGACGCCTATTCCCGCAAGGCCCCGCCAGCGGCGGTCCAGCCGGCGTCCTGGCCGGTCGGTTTCCGCTTCGGCGTGCCGGCGGACGGGCTGGAGTTCTTCGGCGACGAGGCGGCGGCAGCCCTGTTCCGGTCGGCCGTCGACCGGCTGACGGCGCTGGGCGGAACGGCGGTGGAGGTGGACTTCACCCCCTTCCGCGAGGCGGCACAGCTGCTCTATTCCGGCCCCTGGGTGGCGGAGCGGCTGGCCGCCATCCGCAGCTTCGCCGAGACGAAACCGGACTCCATCCACCCGGTGGTGCGCGGCATCGTGCTGGGTGCGGCGAAGATCGGCGCGGCGGACGCCTTCGCCGGCTTCTACAAGCTGGCCGAGCTGACCCGCCGGGCGGAGGCGGAATGGGCGAAGATGGATGTCTTCCTGCTGCCCACCACCGGCACGACCTACAGCATCGAGGAGCTGCTGGCCGATCCGGTGCGGCTGAACAGCAACCTCGGCCTCTACACCAATTTCGTGAACCTGATGGATTTGTCGGCCATCGCCGTACCCGCCGGCTTCCGTGAGGACGGCCCGAAAAAGGGCCTGCCCTTCGGCGTCACGCTGATCGGTCGTGCTTTCGCCGACGGGGCGCTGGCGATGCTGGCCGACCGCTTCCACCGCGCCCAGGCACTGCCAATCGGCGCCACCGGCCAATTGCCGGAAGGTCCGGCTCTGGACACCGATGTGCCGGCCCCCGGCACGGTGCGCCTCGCCGTGGTCGGCGCCCATCTGACCGGCCAGCCGCTGAACCACCAGCTGACCGGCCGGCAGGCCCGTCTGGTCGGCACTACGCGGACGGCGCCGGGCTACCGCCTCTACGCGCTGGCCGGCACCAGCCCGGCCAAGCCGGGGCTGGTCCGCGACCCGGACGGCGCCGGCGGCATTGAGCTGGAGGTTTGGGAGCTGACCGAGGCCGCCTTCGGCAGCTTCGTCGCCGAGGTGCCGCCGCCGATGGCGATCGGCACGGTGACGCTGGAGGACGGCGCGACCGTCAAGGGTTTCCTCTGCGAACCCATCGCGCTCACGGGCGCTGAGGACATAACCGCTTACGGCGGCTGGCGCCGCTGGCTTGCGCGCTGA
- a CDS encoding putative urea ABC transporter substrate-binding protein, protein MRTLLKRVVFGVALAATVAAAQSPAMAAEKKSFRVAWSIYAGWMPWGYAADSGIMKKWADKYGIKIDIVQINDYVESINQYTAGAFDGCVMTNMDALTIPAAGGVDSTAVIAGDYSNGNDGIVLKKGKTLKDIKGQKVNLVQLSVSHYLLARGLESVGLREKDVTVVNTADADIVSAFTSSPDVTATVTWNPQLSEVAKTQSATMVFDSSKVPGEIMDLMVVNSATMKDNPAFAKALVGAWYEIMGLMTRPDTAEGKAALEAMAKASGTDLAGYKQQLVTTKMFYTPADAVGFATGSDLVKTMDLVRTFSFDHGLLGEGARSRDAVGIAFPGGTVLGDAKNVKLRFDAEVMKQAAAGTL, encoded by the coding sequence ATGCGGACCTTGCTCAAGCGCGTCGTGTTCGGCGTGGCCCTCGCTGCAACCGTGGCCGCCGCCCAGTCGCCGGCCATGGCGGCGGAGAAGAAGAGTTTCCGCGTGGCGTGGTCGATCTACGCCGGCTGGATGCCGTGGGGCTATGCCGCCGACAGCGGCATCATGAAGAAGTGGGCCGACAAGTACGGCATCAAGATCGACATCGTGCAGATCAACGACTATGTCGAATCGATCAACCAATACACCGCCGGCGCCTTCGACGGCTGCGTCATGACCAACATGGACGCGCTGACCATCCCGGCGGCGGGCGGCGTCGATTCCACCGCCGTGATCGCCGGCGACTATTCCAACGGCAATGACGGCATCGTGCTGAAGAAGGGCAAGACCCTGAAGGACATCAAGGGCCAGAAGGTCAATCTGGTCCAGCTGTCGGTGTCGCATTACCTGCTGGCCCGCGGGCTTGAGTCCGTCGGCCTGCGCGAGAAGGACGTGACGGTGGTCAACACCGCCGACGCCGACATCGTGTCGGCCTTCACCTCCTCGCCCGACGTCACCGCCACCGTCACCTGGAACCCGCAGCTGAGCGAAGTCGCCAAGACCCAGAGCGCCACCATGGTGTTCGACAGCTCCAAGGTGCCGGGCGAGATCATGGACCTGATGGTCGTCAACTCCGCCACCATGAAGGACAACCCGGCCTTCGCCAAGGCGCTGGTCGGCGCCTGGTACGAGATCATGGGGCTGATGACCAGGCCCGACACGGCGGAGGGCAAGGCGGCGCTGGAGGCGATGGCCAAGGCGTCCGGCACCGATCTGGCCGGCTACAAGCAGCAGCTCGTCACCACCAAGATGTTCTACACCCCGGCCGACGCGGTGGGCTTCGCCACCGGGTCCGATCTGGTCAAGACCATGGATCTGGTGCGGACCTTCTCCTTCGACCACGGGCTGCTCGGCGAGGGCGCGCGCAGCCGCGACGCGGTCGGCATCGCCTTCCCCGGCGGCACGGTGCTGGGCGACGCCAAGAACGTGAAGCTGCGCTTCGATGCGGAGGTGATGAAGCAAGCCGCCGCCGGGACTCTCTGA
- a CDS encoding ABC transporter permease: MRRIINRRPGRGGIVFWGALPFLGAAALYAVASALRLAENPADKLLPPLSAMAAAVARIAFTPDARTGDYLMWADTLASLHRLGLGLGVATAAALVIGIAMGLIPYVRAGLSPFVAILSMVPPMAVLPVLFIVFGLDELSKVVLIVVGVAPFLIRDLAMRTGELPAEQIIKAQTLGGSTWQIVLRVVLPQMLPRLVDAVRLSLGPAWLFLISAEAIAATEGLGYRIFLVRRYLAMDVILPYVAWITLLAFLSDYLLRLFNARCFPWLKAGKGSA; this comes from the coding sequence ATGCGCCGGATCATCAACCGGCGGCCGGGGCGTGGGGGCATCGTCTTCTGGGGTGCCCTCCCCTTCCTGGGCGCGGCGGCGCTCTATGCCGTCGCCTCCGCCCTGCGGCTGGCCGAGAACCCGGCCGACAAGCTGCTGCCGCCGCTGTCGGCGATGGCGGCGGCGGTCGCGCGGATCGCCTTCACCCCCGATGCCCGCACCGGCGATTACCTGATGTGGGCCGATACGCTGGCGAGCCTGCACCGGCTTGGCCTCGGTCTCGGGGTGGCGACGGCGGCGGCGTTGGTGATCGGCATCGCCATGGGGCTGATCCCCTATGTGCGGGCGGGCCTGTCGCCCTTCGTCGCCATCCTGTCGATGGTGCCGCCGATGGCGGTGCTGCCGGTGCTGTTCATCGTCTTCGGGCTGGACGAGCTGTCCAAGGTGGTGCTGATCGTGGTCGGGGTGGCACCCTTCCTGATCCGCGACCTCGCCATGCGCACCGGCGAACTGCCGGCCGAGCAGATCATCAAGGCGCAGACGCTGGGCGGCAGCACATGGCAGATCGTGCTGCGGGTGGTGCTGCCGCAGATGCTGCCGCGGCTGGTCGACGCGGTCCGCCTGTCGCTCGGCCCGGCCTGGCTGTTCCTGATCTCGGCGGAGGCCATCGCCGCGACCGAGGGGCTCGGTTACCGCATCTTCCTGGTCCGGCGCTATCTTGCGATGGACGTGATCCTGCCCTACGTCGCCTGGATCACGCTCTTGGCCTTCCTCTCGGACTATCTGCTGCGCCTGTTCAACGCCCGCTGTTTTCCCTGGCTGAAGGCCGGAAAGGGGTCCGCATGA
- a CDS encoding ATP-binding cassette domain-containing protein: MSHVSVRGLWKEYPGQVVLERVDLEIPSGEFCALVGPSGCGKTTFLRMLLGQERPTRGGILLDGRPLVAEPGPDRGVVFQRYSVFPHLTVLENVILGREFEGSRLLGRLFGARRRAAEEEARGILAAVGLGDHLRKYPAELSGGMQQRLAIAQALILKPKILLLDEPFGALDAGTKAQMYELLLRLWSERKMTVFMVTHDLKEGFTLATRVLAFDRVRIDPTDPGAYGARITYDLLLAEKDVVQQRLCATGGRSRETEDRLGTLVATH; encoded by the coding sequence ATGAGCCACGTGTCCGTTCGCGGCCTGTGGAAGGAATATCCGGGCCAGGTGGTGCTGGAGCGCGTCGATCTGGAAATCCCGTCCGGCGAGTTCTGCGCCCTGGTCGGCCCGTCCGGCTGCGGCAAGACCACCTTCCTGCGCATGCTGCTGGGCCAGGAACGGCCGACGCGCGGCGGCATCCTCCTCGACGGCCGGCCGCTGGTGGCTGAGCCCGGCCCCGACCGCGGCGTGGTGTTCCAGCGCTATTCGGTCTTTCCCCATCTGACGGTGCTGGAGAATGTCATCCTCGGCCGCGAGTTCGAGGGATCCCGCCTGCTCGGCCGGCTGTTCGGTGCCCGCCGCCGCGCCGCCGAGGAGGAGGCCAGGGGCATCCTGGCGGCGGTCGGGCTCGGCGACCATCTGCGCAAATACCCGGCGGAGCTGTCCGGCGGCATGCAGCAGCGCCTCGCCATCGCCCAGGCGCTGATCCTGAAGCCGAAGATCCTGCTGCTGGACGAACCCTTCGGCGCGCTCGACGCCGGCACCAAGGCGCAGATGTACGAGCTTCTGCTGCGCCTGTGGTCGGAGCGGAAGATGACCGTCTTCATGGTCACCCACGACCTGAAGGAGGGCTTCACGCTCGCGACCCGCGTGCTCGCCTTCGACCGGGTGCGGATCGATCCGACCGATCCCGGCGCCTATGGCGCGCGCATCACCTACGACTTGCTGCTGGCCGAAAAGGATGTGGTTCAGCAGAGGCTCTGCGCCACGGGCGGGCGGTCACGGGAAACGGAGGATCGCCTTGGAACGCTTGTCGCGACTCATTGA
- a CDS encoding SDR family oxidoreductase, with product MTGKLAGRIAVITGAAQGIGRATAELFAREGATVFATDANGAKLAELAGQGIETRVLNVLDDQAVRSVLGEIGRVDILFNCAGVVHNGTILELKDEELDFALDLNVKALVRTTRAVLPGMLDRGDGCIINMSSVASSVKGVPNRFAYTTSKAAVIGLTKSVAADYVAKGIRCNAICPGTVESPSLQERLSAQGDYQAARAAFIARQPIGRIGQPEEIAELALHLATATYTTGQIHVIDGGWTM from the coding sequence ATGACCGGAAAGCTGGCCGGCAGGATCGCCGTCATCACCGGCGCCGCCCAGGGGATTGGCCGGGCGACCGCCGAACTGTTCGCCCGCGAAGGCGCCACCGTCTTCGCCACCGATGCCAACGGCGCCAAACTGGCCGAACTGGCGGGGCAAGGCATCGAGACGCGGGTGCTGAACGTGCTCGACGATCAGGCCGTGCGCTCCGTCCTGGGTGAGATCGGCCGCGTCGACATCCTGTTCAACTGCGCCGGCGTCGTGCACAACGGCACGATCCTGGAGCTGAAGGACGAGGAACTGGACTTCGCCCTCGACCTCAACGTCAAGGCGCTGGTCCGCACCACCCGGGCGGTGCTGCCCGGCATGCTGGACCGCGGCGACGGCTGCATCATCAACATGTCGTCGGTGGCGTCCAGCGTGAAGGGGGTTCCCAACCGCTTCGCCTACACCACCAGCAAGGCGGCGGTCATCGGCCTGACCAAGTCGGTCGCCGCCGACTATGTGGCCAAGGGTATCCGCTGCAACGCCATCTGTCCGGGAACGGTCGAATCGCCGTCGCTTCAGGAGCGGCTGTCGGCCCAGGGCGATTATCAGGCCGCCCGCGCCGCCTTCATCGCCCGCCAGCCGATCGGCCGCATCGGCCAGCCGGAGGAGATCGCCGAACTGGCGCTCCACCTCGCCACCGCCACCTACACCACCGGCCAGATCCACGTCATCGACGGCGGCTGGACGATGTAG
- a CDS encoding 2-keto-3-deoxygluconate permease gives MNIKDAMDRIPGGLMLVPLLLGALCKTFVPEAPGYFKGFTQGIMTGVVPILAVWFFCMGASIKLSATGTVLRKSGTLVLTKLLAAWIIVLVASQFIPAEGIHSGFFAGLSILAIVCAMDMTNGGLYASLMQTYGTKEEAGAFVLTSIESGPLMSMIILGASGAAHFEPQIFIGAVLPFLAGFALGNLDPKLRALFAPGGQLMIPFFAFALGNTINLGTLFSPLLGLGLMLAFGVIVLTGIPLILADKIIGRGTGTAGIAASSTAGAAAANPVAIAAVAPQFAPAAADATVLVAICIIVTSVVVPVITGLWYKRFGQGLAETNRADTPMMPAVATPVD, from the coding sequence ATGAACATAAAAGACGCAATGGACCGGATTCCCGGCGGCCTGATGCTGGTGCCGCTGCTGCTCGGCGCCCTGTGCAAGACCTTCGTTCCCGAAGCGCCCGGCTATTTCAAGGGCTTCACCCAGGGCATCATGACCGGCGTCGTGCCGATCCTGGCGGTCTGGTTCTTCTGCATGGGCGCGTCGATCAAGCTTAGCGCCACCGGAACCGTGCTGCGCAAATCCGGCACGCTGGTACTGACCAAGCTGCTCGCCGCCTGGATCATCGTGCTGGTGGCCTCGCAGTTCATTCCGGCCGAGGGCATCCACAGCGGTTTCTTCGCCGGGCTGTCGATCCTCGCCATCGTCTGCGCCATGGACATGACCAATGGCGGGCTCTACGCCTCGCTGATGCAGACCTACGGCACCAAGGAGGAGGCCGGTGCCTTCGTGCTGACCTCCATCGAATCCGGTCCGCTGATGAGCATGATCATCCTCGGCGCATCCGGTGCCGCGCATTTCGAGCCGCAGATCTTCATTGGCGCGGTGCTGCCCTTCCTGGCCGGCTTCGCGCTCGGCAATCTGGATCCGAAGCTGCGCGCCCTCTTCGCGCCGGGCGGCCAACTGATGATCCCCTTTTTCGCCTTCGCGCTCGGCAACACCATCAATCTCGGCACGCTGTTCTCGCCGCTGCTCGGGCTCGGGCTCATGCTGGCGTTCGGCGTCATCGTGCTGACGGGCATTCCGCTGATCCTTGCCGACAAGATCATCGGCCGCGGCACCGGCACCGCCGGTATCGCCGCCTCTTCCACGGCGGGTGCCGCCGCCGCCAATCCGGTGGCGATCGCCGCCGTCGCCCCGCAATTCGCCCCCGCGGCGGCCGATGCAACGGTGCTGGTGGCGATCTGCATCATTGTCACCTCTGTCGTCGTGCCGGTCATCACCGGCCTCTGGTACAAGCGCTTCGGCCAGGGGCTGGCGGAGACGAACCGCGCCGACACCCCGATGATGCCGGCCGTGGCGACGCCGGTGGACTGA
- a CDS encoding fumarylacetoacetate hydrolase family protein, which translates to MKLVRFGAPGEEKPGLIDSNGAIRDLSSVVKDIDGSALSKSSLDKIRSVSVDDLPVVSGSVRLGSCVTGVGNFIAVGLNYADHAAESGMPVPAEPVLFNKAPSCIVGPDDTVLIPPGSEKTDWEVELAIVIGERASYVSEADALNYVAGYCVCNDVSERAYQLERGGGQWAKGKGCPTFGPLGPWMVTKDEIEDVQNLAMSLSVNGQTMQNGSTRTMVFQVPFLVSHISQFMTLMPGDVITTGTPPGVGMGQKPPRYLKPGDSIRVEIQGLGVQNQRVAAT; encoded by the coding sequence TTGAAACTCGTCCGCTTCGGGGCTCCCGGTGAAGAGAAGCCCGGCTTGATCGACAGCAACGGTGCCATCCGGGACCTTTCATCGGTCGTCAAGGACATCGACGGTTCCGCGCTGAGCAAAAGCAGCCTGGACAAGATCCGGTCGGTTTCGGTCGATGATCTGCCGGTGGTCTCCGGTTCGGTCCGGCTTGGCTCCTGCGTGACCGGTGTCGGCAACTTCATCGCCGTCGGGCTGAACTATGCCGACCATGCGGCGGAGAGCGGCATGCCGGTCCCGGCGGAGCCGGTTCTGTTCAACAAGGCGCCGTCCTGCATCGTCGGTCCGGACGACACCGTGCTGATCCCGCCGGGCTCCGAGAAGACCGACTGGGAGGTCGAACTCGCCATCGTCATCGGCGAGCGCGCCTCCTACGTGTCGGAGGCCGACGCGCTGAACTATGTCGCCGGCTATTGCGTGTGCAACGACGTGTCGGAACGCGCCTACCAGTTGGAGCGCGGCGGCGGGCAGTGGGCGAAGGGCAAGGGCTGCCCGACCTTCGGTCCGCTCGGCCCCTGGATGGTCACCAAGGACGAGATCGAGGATGTCCAGAACCTCGCCATGAGCCTGTCGGTCAACGGTCAGACCATGCAGAACGGCTCGACCCGGACGATGGTGTTCCAGGTGCCGTTCCTGGTGTCCCACATCTCGCAGTTCATGACGCTGATGCCGGGCGATGTCATCACCACCGGTACCCCGCCGGGCGTCGGCATGGGCCAGAAGCCCCCGCGCTACCTGAAGCCGGGCGACAGCATCCGCGTCGAAATCCAGGGGCTGGGCGTGCAGAACCAGCGCGTCGCCGCCACCTGA
- a CDS encoding GntR family transcriptional regulator, which translates to MKDRAEARTLAGDAYAVIHRAIRSGLLKPGQRLRFADLQALCGMSVSPVREALVRLTAEGFTVSDDHRGFSVAPLSIAELLDIVGTRKLLEGEALRLSIEHGDSDWEGRLLAAHHVMSRLPRERDDLPTAIREDWDQRHADFHRTLISACRSPILIELCEKLFVRADRYRRLSVSVPNQSRDVVCEHERIMAFALDRNADGAVAALKEHYQRTADAVERLFQDGAMVD; encoded by the coding sequence ATGAAGGACCGTGCCGAGGCACGCACGCTGGCGGGCGACGCCTATGCCGTCATTCACCGGGCCATCCGCTCCGGCTTGCTGAAGCCCGGCCAGCGCCTGCGCTTCGCCGATTTGCAGGCTCTGTGCGGCATGAGCGTTTCACCGGTGCGCGAGGCCCTGGTCCGGCTGACCGCGGAGGGCTTCACCGTTTCCGACGATCACCGGGGCTTTTCGGTCGCTCCGCTGTCGATCGCGGAACTGCTGGACATCGTCGGCACCCGCAAGCTGCTGGAGGGGGAGGCGCTGCGGCTGTCGATCGAACATGGCGATTCCGACTGGGAAGGCCGCCTGCTGGCGGCGCACCATGTGATGTCGCGGCTTCCCCGCGAACGCGACGACCTGCCGACCGCCATCCGGGAGGATTGGGACCAGCGGCATGCCGATTTCCACCGTACCCTGATCTCGGCCTGCCGGTCGCCGATCCTGATCGAACTGTGCGAGAAACTGTTCGTCCGAGCGGACCGCTACCGCCGCCTGTCGGTCAGCGTCCCCAACCAGTCCCGCGATGTGGTTTGCGAGCATGAGCGGATCATGGCCTTCGCGCTCGACCGGAACGCCGATGGAGCGGTGGCTGCCCTGAAGGAACATTACCAGCGGACCGCCGATGCCGTGGAGAGGCTGTTTCAGGACGGCGCCATGGTGGACTGA
- a CDS encoding TetR/AcrR family transcriptional regulator, whose product MSIDVRQKVRDAAVALFAQKGVKATTVRDIARTAGVSEGALYRHWPSKEELAADLFTAEYTAMSQSLRDAAGKGPAPERLRRIIHHAFHLAEAAPDRTRFLLLSQHEALPLVPKDQETPVDVICGVIADGIAEGSIVPADRNALSHIVIGAIVLNVQSQVYGRQTAPLSSLAGAIADAILTGISRTGAAQ is encoded by the coding sequence ATGTCCATCGACGTTCGTCAGAAAGTCCGTGACGCCGCCGTCGCGCTGTTCGCCCAGAAGGGGGTGAAGGCGACGACGGTCCGCGATATCGCCCGCACCGCCGGAGTATCGGAAGGGGCGCTCTATCGCCACTGGCCAAGCAAGGAGGAGCTGGCGGCCGACCTGTTCACGGCGGAATACACCGCCATGTCGCAGAGCCTGCGCGACGCGGCCGGAAAGGGCCCGGCGCCCGAGCGGCTGCGGCGGATCATCCACCATGCCTTCCATCTGGCGGAGGCCGCACCCGACCGCACCCGTTTCCTCCTGCTGTCGCAGCATGAGGCGCTGCCGCTGGTGCCCAAGGACCAGGAAACGCCGGTCGACGTGATCTGCGGCGTCATCGCCGACGGCATCGCCGAGGGCAGCATCGTGCCGGCGGACCGAAATGCGCTCTCCCACATCGTCATCGGCGCCATCGTCCTGAACGTGCAGTCGCAGGTCTACGGCCGGCAGACGGCGCCGCTCTCCAGCCTCGCAGGAGCCATCGCCGACGCGATCCTCACCGGGATCTCCAGGACAGGAGCCGCACAATGA
- a CDS encoding CDP-alcohol phosphatidyltransferase family protein → MSPPTPAGDRRPIATRSARWAQRLAAWLTTTPVTPNQISLLSAVWAGIGGALLLQGGALAWIGAALCVQLRLLCNLLDGMVAVEGGKGSPVGALYNEIPDRVADTAFLVPLGYAAGLPWLGWAAALAAMMTAYVRTFGGALGLAQDFGGVMAKQRRMAALTVALLAQAVEHALWGTTVSLLAAAWIIMGGSLLTVVTRTLGIARRLKAHHLETSHPEARS, encoded by the coding sequence ATGAGCCCCCCCACACCCGCCGGAGACCGGCGCCCGATAGCGACCCGTTCGGCCCGCTGGGCACAGAGGCTGGCAGCGTGGCTGACCACGACGCCGGTCACGCCGAACCAGATCTCGCTTCTGTCGGCGGTGTGGGCGGGGATCGGCGGCGCGCTGCTGCTGCAAGGCGGCGCCCTGGCCTGGATCGGTGCCGCGCTGTGCGTCCAGCTGCGCCTTCTGTGCAACCTGCTCGACGGCATGGTCGCGGTGGAGGGTGGCAAGGGATCGCCGGTCGGCGCGCTCTACAACGAGATTCCCGACCGCGTTGCCGATACCGCCTTTCTGGTGCCGCTGGGCTATGCCGCCGGTCTGCCCTGGCTCGGCTGGGCGGCGGCGCTTGCCGCCATGATGACCGCCTATGTCCGAACCTTCGGCGGAGCCCTGGGACTGGCGCAGGACTTCGGCGGCGTGATGGCGAAGCAGCGCCGCATGGCCGCCCTGACCGTCGCCCTGCTTGCCCAGGCGGTGGAGCATGCGCTGTGGGGGACGACGGTCAGCCTGCTGGCGGCAGCCTGGATCATCATGGGCGGCAGCCTGCTCACCGTCGTGACCCGCACGCTCGGCATCGCCCGCCGCCTGAAGGCCCACCATCTGGAAACCAGCCATCCGGAGGCCCGGTCATGA